A stretch of the Notolabrus celidotus isolate fNotCel1 chromosome 3, fNotCel1.pri, whole genome shotgun sequence genome encodes the following:
- the calca gene encoding calcitonin/calcitonin-related polypeptide, alpha, with product MMMLKLWTLLLAYSLMVCQMYVSQAAPSSKELMSDGLTLSGDDAQKLLRAIKDFMQITSDEQDPQTTDGNSLDRPMSKRCTGLSTCVLGKLSQDIHKLQTYPRTNVGAGTPGKKRSLSES from the exons ATGATGATGCTGAAACTGTGGACTCTGCTTCTTGCCTATTCGCTGATGGTTTGTCAGATGTACGTCTCGCAGGCAGCACCCTCCAG TAAGGAATTGATGTCGGATGGACTCACACTATCAGGTGACGATGCACAGAAGCTGCTCAGAGCTATCAAGGACTTCATGCAGATCACTTCTGACGAGCAAGACCCTCAAACAACTGATGGAAACAG CCTGGATAGACCCATGTCTAAACGCTGCACTGGCTTGAGCACGTGTGTGCTGGGCAAACTCTCCCAGGATATTCACAAACTGCAAACCTATCCCCGCACCAACGTGGGAGCAGGGACGCCCGGCAAGAAGCGAAGCCTATCCGAGTCATAA
- the LOC117810309 gene encoding vitamin D 25-hydroxylase, which translates to MVSLKSPPLVPLSCAQALLAVGCLAFAFLALLLVRQLVKQRRPPGFPPGPSPIPVIGNILSVATEPHVFLKKQSEVHGQIFSLDLGGILTVVLNGYDCVRECLYHQSEVFADRPSLPLFKKMTKMGGLLNCKYGKGWIEHRKLACNSFRYFGSGQRQFERKISEECMFFVDAIDEHKGKPFNPKHLVTNAVSNITNLIIFGQRFTYDDSNFQHMIEIFSENVELAVSGWALLYNAFPWIEYVPFGKHQKLFRNASEVYDFLLEVIKGFSQGRVPHVPRHYVDAYLDELEQNVGDPSCSFSYENLIYSVGELIIAGTETTTNTLRWAMLYMALYPNIQERVHREIDSVLTNGRAPTLEDKQKMPYVEAVLHEVLRFCNIVPLGIFRATSQEAKVNGYTIPKGTMVITNLYSVHFDEKYWTDPGVFCPQRFLDSNGNFVRREAFLPFSTGRRHCLGEQLARMEMFLFFTTLLQRFHLQFPPGIVPTVTPKLGMTLQPKPYSICAIRRQQKSPCSEHTPYHK; encoded by the exons ATGGTTTCTCTCAAATCTCCGCCTCTGGTGCCGCTGTCCTGCGCGCAAGCTCTGCTCGCTGTGGGCTGCCTGGCTTTCGCCTTCCTCGCCCTCTTGCTGGTCCGCCAGCTCGTCAAGCAGAGGAGACCCCCGGGCTTTCCTCCTGGTCCATCTCCCATCCCTGTGATAGGAAACATTCTGTCTGTGGCTACCGAGCCGCACGTCTTCCTCAAGAAGCAGAGTGAAGTTCATGGACAG ATTTTTAGCCTTGACCTGGGAGGTATCTTGACTGTGGTGTTAAATGGATATGACTGTGTGAGGGAATGTCTTTATCATCAGAGTGAAGTGTTTGCTGATCGCCCATCGCTGCCTTTGTTCAAGAAAATGACCAAAATGGGCG GGCTTCTCAATTGTAAATATGGCAAAGGCTGGATCGAGCACCGTAAACTGGCTTGCAACTCTTTCCGGTACTTCGGCAGTGGCCAAAGACAGTTTGAGAGGAAGATCTCAGAGGAGTGCATGTTCTTTGTGGACGCCATTGACGAGCACAAAGGAAAACCCTTCAACCCGAAACACCTGGTGACCAACGCCGTGTCCAACATCACCAACCTGATCATTTTTGGACAGCGATTCACGTACGACGACAGCAACTTCCAGCACATGATCGAGATATTCAGCGAGAATGTGGAGCTAGCTGTCAGCGGCTGGGCACTCCTCTACAATGCCTTCCCTTGGATTGAGTACGTGCCCTTTGGGAAACACCAGAAGCTTTTCCGTAATGCTTCTGAGGTGTATGACTTCTTACTCGAGGTCATAAAGGGGTTTTCTCAGGGCAGGGTGCCACATGTGCCTCGCCACTATGTTGATGCCTATTTGGATGAGTTGGAACAGAATGTAGGTGACCCCAGTTGCTCTTTCTCCTATGAGAACCTCATCTATTCAGTGGGGGAGCTCATTATAGCTGGCACGGAGACAACAACCAACACGCTGCGCTGGGCCATGCTCTATATGGCCCTTTACCCTAACATACAAG AGAGGGTGCACAGAGAGATCGACAGCGTGCTGACCAATGGAAGGGCACCCACCTTAGAGGACAAACAGAAGATGCCCTACGTGGAGGCAGTTCTGCACGAGGTCCTTCGCTTCTGCAACATCGTCCCCCTTGGTATTTTCCGTGCCACCTCCCAGGAAGCAAAAGTCAATGGGTACACAATTCCCAAAGGCACCATGGTGATCACGAACCTCTACTCAGTGCACTTTGATGAGAAGTACTGGACCGATCCAGGTGTCTTCTGTCCACAGAGGTTCCTGGACTCCAACGGCAACTTTGTGAGGCGTGAGGCTTTCCTGCCATTCTCTACGG gGAGACGCCACTGCCTGGGCGAACAGCTAGCCAGGATGgagatgttcctttttttcaccACTTTGTTGCAGAGGTTTCATCTCCAGTTCCCTCCAGGAATCGTTCCCACCGTCACTCCCAAACTTGGCATGACCCTGCAGCCCAAACCTTACTCCATCTGTGCCATCCGCAGGCAGCAGAAAAGTCCCTGCTCTGAGCACACTCCTTACCACAAGTAG